A window from Gossypium raimondii isolate GPD5lz chromosome 7, ASM2569854v1, whole genome shotgun sequence encodes these proteins:
- the LOC105789919 gene encoding protein DETOXIFICATION 51 yields the protein MCNQTQQTHLYFHLLDPEKHYLSVSEIINETKSLLRLAFPIILTGLILYSRSIISMLFLGHLGDIELAAGSLAIAFANITGYSVLSGLALGMEPLCSQAFGAQKPKLLSLTLHRYIVFLLFISILISFLWVNMFNIFVYLHQDPNITRIGQKYLFFALPDLFTQSLFHPIRIYLRAQGITHPVTLSTLISTVLHLPINLLLVSQFGFGVAGVAASASISNFFVLVSLVVYVWTAGLHEPTWEKPSFECLTGWRPLLKLAAPSCVSVCLEWWWYEIMIVLCGLLVNPKATVASMGILIQTTSLIYVFPSSLSFAVSTRVGNELGANRPYKARLSAVVAVFVSTMTGLSASTFASSMKDKWAMMFTSDSEIIRLTSIALPILGLCELGNCPQTVGCGVLRGSARPSTAANVNLGAFYLVGMPVAVGLGFYLGFGFSGLWLGLLSAQVCCAGLMLYVVGSTDWDLQAKRAQMLTCVDTKLLDDCDESKGDEQEPLDSYHCDFRLLN from the coding sequence ATGTGTAACCAAACTCAACAAACCCATCTTTATTTCCATCTTCTAGACCCAGAAAAACACTATCTTTCAGTATCAGAGATCATTAATGAAACTAAATCACTGTTGCGGTTAGCTTTTCCTATAATCTTAACAGGTCTCATTCTCTATTCACGTtcaatcatttccatgcttttccTCGGTCATCTGGGCGACATAGAACTCGCCGCCGGTTCATTAGCCATAGCATTTGCCAACATTACTGGTTATTCAGTTCTATCAGGTCTCGCGTTAGGGATGGAACCACTTTGTTCACAAGCTTTCGGTGCTCAAAAACCCAAACTTTTATCATTAACCCTTCATCGTtacattgtttttttattatttatatcgATTTTAATATCATTTCTTTGGGTGAACATGTTTAATATCTTTGTTTATCTTCATCAAGATCCTAATATTACTCGAATTGgtcaaaaatatttgttttttgcCTTACCGGATTTATTTACACAATCATTGTTTCATCCCATCCGCATTTACCTTCGTGCACAAGGTATTACCCATCCGGTAACTTTATCAACACTCATCTCCACCGTCCTTCATTTGCCCATCAATTTATTACTCGTTTCCCAGTTCGGGTTCGGTGTCGCCGGCGTAGCGGCTTCCGCTTCTATATCAAACTTCTTCGTCCTTGTTTCACTTGTTGTTTACGTTTGGACTGCCGGTTTACATGAACCCACGTGGGAAAAACCGAGTTTCGAATGTTTGACCGGCTGGAGGCCGCTGCTTAAGCTAGCTGCGCCGAGCTGTGTTTCGGTTTGTTTAGAATGGTGGTGGTATGAGATTATGATTGTTCTGTGTGGGCTTTTGGTAAATCCAAAAGCGACGGTTGCTTCAATGGGGATTTTGATTCAAACCACGTCGCTTATTTACGTTTTCCCTTCTTCACTCAGTTTCGCGGTCTCAACGCGCGTTGGTAACGAGTTAGGGGCTAACCGTCCTTACAAAGCGCGGTTATCCGCTGTGGTGGCGGTGTTTGTATCTACCATGACGGGCCTATCAGCATCCACCTTCGCATCATCCATGAAAGATAAGTGGGCCATGATGTTCACATCAGATTCTGAGATCATACGTTTGACATCCATCGCCCTTCCCATCCTAGGGCTCTGCGAGCTCGGGAACTGCCCGCAGACCGTTGGATGTGGGGTCCTTAGAGGAAGCGCACGTCCTTCCACCGCAGCAAACGTGAACCTTGGTGCATTTTATCTAGTGGGCATGCCCGTTGCGGTTGGACTCGGATTTTATCTCGGATTCGGGTTCTCGGGGCTTTGGTTGGGCTTACTTTCGGCCCAAGTTTGTTGTGCCGGGCTTATGTTGTATGTTGTGGGGTCTACTGATTGGGACCTACAAGCGAAGAGGGCCCAGATGCTGACGTGTGTAGATACAAAGCTGCTAGATGATTGTGATGAGAGTAAGGGTGATGAACAAGAGCCGTTGGATTCGTATCATTGTGATTTTAGGCTGCTTAATTAA